A single region of the Kwoniella botswanensis chromosome 1, complete sequence genome encodes:
- a CDS encoding nicotinate (nicotinamide) nucleotide adenylyltransferase, translating to MAANGFKSPAPVLPGLGLHSFHNDSPPFAGAATSEHGDPEYLSLESSQTLLLSSPHDDSQLLPERHQHEDHHRNPQNNLTRLPSSSSINTIQPQPKSNTRINAPVPQRIPIPSNNSNPVDDDLSLSSSRSRRLLSGYLFGNPPSPMENKNLAEEVDAVAVAGGIGRRPSLDSEEEGRYPLPTPPIKDDRDSPPLSEAFKSYSSPNPSQTNNRTLSAQSSNSQIEKRTGEISLNDSPEYRPASSTEATASHEANSVGVTNQTGIIKLTNNPEQNDTPTRGQGTRSKSKEPGQGQGGYDPLDGLNDGEADLDLSAPQATDGGSGAYLRGEVEYSFPRHRLRKTMKDESKIPLVIVACGSFSPPTYLHLRMFEMAKDEIIESQTYEIMAGYYSPVSSYYKKSGLAPANHRVRMCELAVEHTSTWLMVDPWEAGQPEYQRTAIVLDHFDEMLNGGKNGEGGVIMNDGKKRRYKIMLLAGGDLIESFGEPGVWSEPDLHIILGRFGCLIVERAGSDVWAFLLSHDILYHHRRNVIVIKQLIYNDISSTKVRLFVRRGMSIKYLLPNSVIQYIYDNKLYRFTDVKATIG from the exons ATGGCTGCAAACGGGTTCAAATCCCCTGCACCCGTCTTACCTGGATTAGGTTTACATAGCTTTCATAATGATTC ACCCCCATTCGCAGGTGCAGCCACTTCCGAACATGGTGACCCGGAATACCTCTCTTTAGAATCCAGTCAGACATTACTTTTATCCTCTCCTCATGATGATTCGCAACTACTACCTGAACGACACCAACatgaagatcatcatcgcaaTCCGCAAAACAATCTCACTCgtctaccatcttcttcatctataaATACAATCCAACCCCAACCCAAATCAAATACAAGAATTAACGCCCCAGTCCCACAGAGGATACCTATTCCTTCCAACAACTCTAATCctgtagatgatgatctatctttatcttcaaGTAGATCTAGGAGGTTATTGTCAGGCTACCTATTTGgtaatccaccttcaccaatGGAAAACAAAAATTTagcagaagaagtagatgCAGTCGCTGTAGCAGGTGGAATAGGTCGAAGACCAAGTTTagattcagaagaagaaggtagatatCCATTACCTACTCCACCGATAAAGGACGATAGGGATTCACCACCTCTATCAGAAGCTTTCAAATCCTATTCTTCACCTAACCCTTCCCAAACCAACAATCGTACCCTCTCTGCACAAAGCTCCAACTCGCAGATAGAGAAAAGAACAGGAGAGATTTCATTGAATGATTCACCTGAATACCGACCTGCATCCTCGACAGAGGCTACAGCAAGTCACGAAGCGAACTCGGTAGGAGTAACGAACCAAACTGGAATTATCAAGTTGACCAATAATCCTGAGCAAAATGATACTCCGACACGGGGTCAAGGCACAAGGTCAAAGTCGAAAGAACctggacaaggacaaggaggaTACGATCCGTtagatggattgaatgatggcgaagctgatttggacCTGAGTGCACCTCAGGCTACGGATGGTGGATCAGGGGCGTATTTGAGAGGTGAAGTGGAATATAGTTTCCCTAGACATAGATTGAGGAAGACCATGAAAG ATGAAAGTAAGATTCCTCTTGTCATAG TCGCCTGTGGTTCATTTTCTCCTCCTACTTACCTTCACTTGAGAATGTTCGAAATGGCCAAAGATGAGATTATAGAATCGCAGACGTATGAAATCATGGCAGGGTATTATTCGCCTGT ATCATCTTACTACAAGAAATCAGGTCTCGCACCGGCCAATCACCGAGTGAGGATGTGCGAGCTAGCCGTCGAACATACATCGACatggttgatggtggatcCTTGGGAAGCTGGTCAGCCGGAATATCAACGAACGGCTATAGTTTTGGACCACTTTGATGAGATGCTCAACGGAGGAAAGAACGGCGAGGGGGGAGTGATCATGAATgatgggaagaaaaggagatatAAAATTATGTTGTTGGCTGGAGGAGATCTGATTGAGAGTTTTGGTGAACCGGGAGTATGGAGTGAACCTGAT TTACATATTATCTTGGGTCGATTCGGATGTCTGATTGTCGAAAGAGCCGGATCGGACGTATGGGCATTCTTGCTCTCTCAtgatatactgtatcatcacag ACGTAATGTCATTGTGATCAAACAGTTAATCTATAACGATATATCTTCGACTAAAGTCAGGCTGTTCGTCAGGAGAGGAATGAGTATAAA GTACTTGTTACCGAATAGcgtcatacagtatatatacgatAACAAGCTTTATAGATTTACCGATGTCAAAGCTACCATCGGGTAG
- a CDS encoding protein CFT1: protein MHAFHQTLLPSSSIHHSLFLSNFTPSTIYPLPKPVNDTVPEAKVIGNLIVAGGENLRVFEIRELQQYPDIEHIQNGNAEGDEEMEEGEERLGDGFFDDGHSKRDPVKLETRRKLHLLAQYELNGTVTGLSALRTIESSVDGLDRLLVSFEHAKMALLEWSRGSISTVSLHTYERCSQMISGDLQTYVPMLRTDPLSRLAVLSLPEDSLAVLPVLQEQSELDLIEGYARDVPYSPSFVLSLSDVSPKLKNLQDLLFLPGFHSPTLALLYSPLHTWSGRYQSIKDNFCLEIRTIDLSSGGTYPLLTSVTGLPSDSLYLVACPAQLGGVILVTSTGLVHIDQSGRVVGTSVNAWWSYATALKSDHQSESRKLSLEGSKCLFVNERDMLLILQNGDTHQVRFEMDGRNVGQIKIDESSSTVPPPSSVVIAGDKALFVGSAEGDSLLGKINEDREVLLNGDQSVKKEEVKDDMDVDWDEDLYGDMNDPSNAGLANGHQKENTGPAKISVSTYDVLEGVGKIMDIEFGIAATDQGTRTYPQLVAISGGSKKSTLNVFRRGIPITKRRRFNELSSSEAVWFLPIDRPSAQKFKDIPDSERTTMLFSTERNATRIFALSNKANPEQIGRIDGKTLNAAPFFQRSCVMHVTAAEVTLLDNIVDGKPIQVICPKSDLAPISSASISDPYIAIRRLDGSVSFFVGDTVARTVTEVPVAGEGFETPKCQAIEVFSDTTGIYRTFEPAQQEPAISVDAPSMETAMNASRGTQWLSFLTERGELQIRSLPDLRIVLQSDGLGSSAPTFTDDLVDGVLKDEEIEDEVKQMVFCPIGKGNVRPHLLALHQSGRLNAYEAQPRFTVDSSSQTRRSLAVRFRKVHTQLLPISGGSTKLPYTIIPFDEIEGITGAFITGEKPHWIVSSDAHPLRTYALKQAAMSFGKTTHLGGKGEYFIRIEDGSFICYLPPTLNTDFAIPCDRYDMDRVYTSIAFDPTSAHYVGAASITVPFQAYDEEGEIQIGPEGENLIPPTNQRSTLELFSQGSDPWRVIDGYDFDQNEEVLCLESVTLESPGGDGGFRDFIAVGTGFNFGEDRATRGNTYIFEIVETVGKGGKAAGSGWILKLRAKDPARNPVSAISHINGYLLNSNGPKIYVKGFDDDQQLMGLAFLDVQIYATSIKVFKNFILVSDLYKSFWFVSLQEDPYKLTTISKDLQPVSPVVTDFLVHEGQLTFISNDREGNMRMLDFDPTDPDSLNGERVLLRTEYHTGAPVTTSKVIARRKTAEEEYAPQTQIIYATANGALTTLVSVKPARFKRLQLVSDQLVRNAQHVAGLNPKAFRTVQNDLLPKPLSKGILDGTLLSHFALQPLNRQKEMMRQIGTDAVTVASDIAALGGFW from the exons ATGCACGCATTCCACCAAACcctccttccctcttcttcgatccaCCATTCGTTGTTCCTATCGAACTTCACCCCATCTACGATCTACCCTCTGCCCAAACCAGTCAACGACACCGTACCAGAAGCCAAGGTGATAGGGAATCTGATCGTAGCTGGAGGAGAGAACTTGAGGGTATTCGAAATTAGAGAATTGCAGCAATACCCGGATATAGAACATATACAAAATGGCAATGCGGAAGGGGacgaggagatggaagaaggtgaagagaggtTGGGTGATGGATTCTTCGATGATGGTCATTCAAAG AGAGATCCCGTTAAATTGGAAACACGAAGAAAATTACACTTGTTAGCTCAATATGAGCTGAATGGAACCGTAACTGGGTTATCTGCCTTGAGAACGATAGAAAGTAGTGTCGATGGGTTGGATAGATTGTTGGTATCCTTCGAACATGCCAAG ATGGCCCTCCTCGAATGGTCAAGAGGCTCAATATCAACAGTCTCCTTGCACACTTACGAAAGATGCTCTCAGATGATATCAGGGGATTTACAGACTTACGTGCCGATGTTACGGACGGACCCCCTATCTAGATTGGCAGTTCTTAGTCTGCCAGAAGATAGTCTGGCGGTACTGCCGGTCTTGCAAGAACAGTCGGAATTGGACTTGATAGAAGGGTATGCTCG TGACGTTCCGTACTCCCCTTCGTTTGTCTTATCGCTCTCCGATGTCTCGCCGAAACTCAAAAACTTGCAAGATCTCCTGTTCCTTCCAGGATTCCACTCGCCTACGCTTGCCCTCCTCTACTCTCCATTACATACCTGGTCAGGAAGgtatcaatccatcaaagatAACTTCTGTCTCGAAATTCGTACTATCGATCTCAGTTCTGGTGGAACCTACCCTCTGCTCACATCGGTAACCGGACTACCTAGTGATTCGCTATATCTCGTAGCATGTCCGGCTCAACTTGGAGGAGTGATATTAGTAACCTCGACAGGTCTAGTACATATCGACCAATCGGGACGTGTGGTCGGTACGTCCGTGAATGCATGGTGGAGCTACGCGACAGCCCTCAAATCAGATCACCAATCTGAATCTAGGAAACTATCACTGGAAGGATCTAAATGCTTGTTCGTGAATGAAAGAGATATGCTATTGATCTTGCAGAATGGTGATACGCACCAAGTTAGATTCGAAATGGATGGCAGGAATGTTGGACAGATTAAAATTGATGAATCGTCGAGTACGGTCCCGCCGCCCTCGAGTGTGGTCATAGCGGGCGATAAAGCGTTGTTTGTTGGTAGTGCAGAAGGTGATTCCCTCTTGGGTAAGATCAATGAGGATAGGGAAGTCTTGTTGAATGGCGATCAGAGCgtgaagaaagaggaagtgaaagatgatatggacGTTGATTGGGATGAAG ACCTCTACGGCGATATGAACGATCCTTCGAATGCTGGGCTAGCGAATGGACATCAGAAAGAGAACACTGGACCTGCTAAGATATCCGTATCCACCTATGACGTACTGGAAGGTGTAGGCAAGATCATGGATATCGAGTTTGGGATAGCAGCGACGGATCAAGGG ACTCGGACATATCCTCAGCTCGTGGCGATAAGTGGAGGAAGCAAGAAATCTACTTTGAATGTATTCAGA CGTGGTATCCCCATCACCAAACGACGCCGGTTCAATGAGTTATCGTCCTCAGAAGCGGTGTGGTTCCTTCCGATCGATCGACCTTCAGCCCAGAAGTTCAAGGATATACCGGATTCAGAACGTACAACAATGTTATTCAGCACGGAACGGAATGCTACACGA ATCTTTGCATTGTCGAACAAAGCCAATCCTGAACAGATTGGTAGAATAGACGGAAAAACACTCAATGCAGCTCCATTCTTCCAGAGAAGCTGTGTGATGCATGTTACCGCTGCTGAAGTGACTTTACTGGATAACA TAGTAGACGGAAAACCGATACAGGTGATTTGTCCTAAGTCGGACTTAGCTCCCATATCGAGCGCGAGCATATCAGACCCATATATCGCAATACGTAGACTGGATGGAAGTGTATCGTTCTTCGTTGGTGATACTGTGGCCAGGACCGTGACAGAGGTACCGGTAGCAGGAGAAGGATTT GAAACGCCTAAATGTCAGGCAATCGAGGTGTTCTCAGATACGACGGGTATATACCGAACATTCGAACCTGCTC AGCAAGAACCAGCAATTTCAGTCGATGCTCCAAGTATGGAAACCGCTATGAATGCTTCTAGAGGTACACAGTGGTTATCCTTCCTGACCGAAAGAGGGGAACTCCAGATACGCTCGTTGCCTGACCTGAGGATTGTACTTCAGTCTGATGGCTTGGGATCATCTGCCCCGACTTTCACCGATGATTTAGTCGATGGAGTGTTGAAGGACGAAGAGAtagaggatgaggtgaaaCAGATGGTCTTTTGCCCCATTGGTAAGGGAAATGTCCGACCTCATCTATTG GCACTGCATCAATCCGGACGATTGAATGCATATGAAGCTCAACCTAGATTCACGGTAGATTCGTCAAGTCAAACTCGACGTTCATTAGCTGTCAGGTTCCGCAAAGTACACACTCAACTATTACCTATCTCAGGTGGATCAACCAAATTGCCTTATACGATCATTCCATTCGACGAAATTGAGGGTATAACCGGTGCTTTTATTACGGGAGAGAAGCCTCATTGGATTGTATCAAGTGATGCCCATCCGCTGAGAACATATGCGTTGAAACAAGCTGCAATGTCTTTTGGCAAGACTACGCATCTGGGTGGGAAAGGTGAATACTTCATTAGGATCGAAGAT GGCTCTTTCATCTGTTATCTCCCACCTACCTTGAATACGGACTTCGCGATTCCATGTGATCGGTATGATATGGATAGAGTGTATACGTCCATTGCATTCGATCCTACTTCCGCTCATTACGTTGGTGCTGCAAGTATAACAGTACCTTTCCAAGCgtatgatgaagagggtgagataCAGATAGGTCCTGAAG GTGAAAACCTCATACCTCCTACCAATCAACGATCCACTCTGGAGCTTTTTTCACAGGGCTCTGATCCATGGCGAGTCATCGATGGATACGATTTTGACCAGAACGAGGAAGTGCTTTGTCTCGAAAGCGTCACTCTCGAATCTCCTGGTGGAGATGGTGGCTTTAGGGATTTCATAGCTGTTGGAACTGGATTCAATTTCGGTGAAGATAGAGCTACGAGAGGtaat ACTTATATATTCGAAATTGTGGAAACTgtcggtaaaggtggtaaagccGCTGGATCAGGTTGGATCTTGAAGCTGAGGGCGAAAGATCCAGCTAGAAATCCAGTATCGGCAATAAGTCACATTAATGGGTATCTGCTGAACTCGAATGGCCCGAAG ATATATGTAAAAGGTTTCGACGATGATCAACAACTCATGGGTCTCGCCTTTTTAGATGTACAAATTTACGCTACCAGTATCAAAGTTTTCAAGAACTTTATACTGGTTAGTGATCTGTATAAGAGTTTCTGGTTTGTATCGTTACAG GAGGACCCATATAAACTCACGACGATCAGTAAAGACCTGCAGCCCGTCTCACCTGTCGTGACTGATTTCCTCGTCCATGAGGGACAGTTAACATTCATCTCGAACGATAGAGAGGGGAATATGAGAATGCTAGATTTCGATCCTACTG ATCCCGATTCGCTGAATGGAGAGAGGGTATTGCTCAGAACAGAATATCACACGGGTGCTCCTGTGACTACTTCCAAGGTCATTGCTAGACGTAAGACTGCTGAAGAGGAGTATGCACCGCAGACGCAGATCATCTATG CCACAGCAAATGGAGCTTTGACGACATTGGTATCTGTCAAGCCGGCGCGATTTAAGCGATTACAGTTGGTGTCGGATCAATTGGTCAGGAATGCTCAGCATGTAGCTGGATTGAATCCCAAGGctttcag AACCGTCCAAAATGACCTCTTACCCAAACCATTATCAAAAGGTATCTTAGATGGTACACTCCTATCTCACTTCGCACTTCAGCCATTGAATAGACAGAAGGAAATGATGAGACAGATTGGTACGGATGCTGTCACTGTTGCTAGTGATATAGCTGCTCTGGGAGGGTTTTGGTAA